One part of the Bdellovibrio bacteriovorus genome encodes these proteins:
- a CDS encoding chemotaxis protein CheA: MSGDNSFFEELQMDFLNESAFMLEQYEEYMMRLENSEDPAKDLTDIFRVAHSVKGGAAAVGLADLCKFAHVMEDLLDLLRSRPELVNSTVISLLLQSGDELKNRVAALQQQQGGPWDPSALTAELIAITEQLSGKASKHAHAPAPSVDEPKVEAPDDFFAQTPAAEAATPEDDLINHDLLAELLAQMSPEDQAEFHAKEAAEAALKTAIAEAAPVAAAEPAKPAPVLKVVETPVEAPAPAAKAVPAAAAKPAAAAAASGSGGGNNKNAKNATSAIKVDTGRVDSVLDAVGELVVLKNQLVHDETVRSGVNLRLEAIVDQLDKAVRELYEKTLSIRMTPLKSMFIKIQRIVRDVSLTLDKPVDLQLIGEETEVERTVFELLGDPLVHLVRNSMDHGVEKKELRQERGKPATAKVTVSAKQSGGNVIIDISDDGGGINRDKVLSKAIEKGFVPAGVDPASIPDEQVFQYIFYPGFSTADKISDLSGRGVGLDVVKSNLDKINGKINIYSKAGQGTTFRLTIPLSTAITDGIIVALDGARYILPIHSIREIVRVLPKDYTNISGAGKVASIRGLLLPVIDVSKTLGSINWTLNKKDQQLAQRRENSLSARREETMLVIIESMTGQMAFPVDDVLGQAQVVVKPITTGQDIPEVAGAAILGDGRTVLILEPGALVNNVANGRGMAA; the protein is encoded by the coding sequence ATGAGCGGTGACAATTCTTTCTTTGAAGAACTACAAATGGATTTCCTGAACGAATCCGCATTTATGCTGGAGCAGTACGAGGAATACATGATGAGGCTGGAAAACAGCGAAGATCCAGCGAAAGATCTGACAGATATATTCCGGGTGGCCCATTCCGTAAAAGGTGGTGCTGCTGCCGTCGGTCTGGCAGACTTGTGCAAATTTGCCCACGTGATGGAAGACCTTTTGGATCTTTTGCGTTCGCGCCCTGAGCTGGTGAACTCAACTGTGATCTCTTTGTTGTTGCAGTCCGGAGACGAACTGAAGAACCGCGTTGCGGCTCTTCAGCAGCAGCAGGGTGGTCCTTGGGATCCTTCTGCATTGACGGCGGAATTGATCGCCATCACCGAGCAGCTTTCTGGAAAAGCTTCCAAGCATGCACATGCTCCCGCTCCTTCAGTGGATGAGCCCAAAGTGGAAGCTCCCGATGATTTCTTTGCTCAGACGCCTGCGGCTGAAGCGGCTACACCAGAAGATGATCTGATCAATCATGATCTTTTAGCAGAACTTCTGGCACAGATGTCCCCTGAAGATCAGGCTGAATTCCATGCCAAAGAAGCGGCTGAAGCCGCTCTGAAAACGGCTATTGCCGAAGCGGCCCCTGTGGCGGCGGCAGAGCCTGCGAAGCCGGCTCCGGTTCTGAAAGTGGTGGAAACACCGGTTGAAGCTCCGGCACCAGCTGCAAAAGCAGTTCCGGCTGCGGCAGCCAAACCAGCAGCGGCGGCAGCCGCATCTGGAAGTGGTGGTGGTAATAACAAGAATGCCAAAAATGCGACCAGCGCCATCAAAGTTGACACCGGTCGTGTGGATTCGGTTCTGGATGCCGTGGGTGAGCTGGTTGTATTGAAAAATCAGCTCGTGCATGACGAAACAGTTCGCAGCGGTGTGAACCTGCGTCTGGAGGCCATTGTTGATCAGCTCGACAAGGCCGTTCGTGAATTGTATGAAAAAACTTTGAGCATCCGTATGACTCCGCTGAAATCCATGTTCATCAAGATTCAGCGTATCGTGCGTGACGTGTCTTTGACTTTGGATAAGCCAGTGGATCTGCAACTGATCGGTGAGGAAACCGAGGTTGAAAGAACCGTGTTCGAGCTTCTGGGGGATCCTTTGGTTCACCTGGTTCGTAACTCGATGGACCACGGGGTGGAAAAGAAAGAACTTCGCCAAGAGCGCGGCAAGCCGGCGACGGCAAAAGTCACCGTATCTGCAAAACAATCCGGCGGTAACGTTATCATCGACATCTCTGATGACGGTGGTGGTATCAACCGTGACAAGGTTCTGAGCAAGGCCATTGAAAAGGGCTTTGTGCCCGCGGGTGTGGATCCGGCGTCCATCCCTGATGAGCAGGTTTTCCAGTACATCTTCTATCCGGGTTTCTCTACCGCTGACAAGATTTCGGATCTGTCCGGTCGTGGTGTGGGTCTGGATGTGGTGAAATCCAATCTGGATAAAATCAACGGTAAGATCAATATTTACTCCAAGGCAGGCCAAGGGACCACGTTCCGTCTGACGATTCCTTTAAGCACGGCGATCACCGACGGTATCATCGTGGCTTTGGATGGCGCTCGTTATATTCTGCCGATCCATTCCATCCGCGAGATCGTGCGTGTCCTTCCAAAGGACTACACGAACATCTCTGGTGCCGGAAAAGTGGCCAGCATCCGTGGCCTTCTGTTGCCGGTGATAGACGTTTCCAAAACCCTGGGGTCTATCAATTGGACTTTGAACAAAAAAGACCAGCAACTGGCTCAGCGCCGCGAAAATTCTTTAAGTGCACGTCGCGAAGAAACCATGCTGGTGATCATTGAATCCATGACAGGTCAGATGGCCTTCCCGGTGGACGATGTCCTGGGGCAGGCGCAGGTGGTTGTAAAACCAATCACCACCGGTCAGGACATTCCGGAAGTGGCCGGTGCCGCGATCCTGGGTGATGGCCGTACAGTTTTGATTTTGGAGCCGGGTGCTTTGGTAAATAACGTTGCTAATGGAAGAGGAATGGCCGCATGA
- a CDS encoding CheR family methyltransferase — MTAVKKTEATGALYDFEDIKLTDKMFMKFAERMYDLAGVDLPLTPKNHALIRNRIVKLLRRHSLKTYEEYWSKLEAGGNEMVSEFISALTTNMTSFYRESNHFDFLKSVLPELHRKFGADLRMWCAAASTGQEPYTIAMTACEAQPEMPSAKPRLLATDIDLQVLKKASTGTYEEREMQGLPPVQRSKYFEKIKADGDEYWRAKDQIHNMIRFAPFNLMNPKYEFQHKFHVIFCRNVLIYFDEPTTKRVIDNLVSCLASGGYLVLGHSESGNVKHPGLKPMSRAVYQKL; from the coding sequence ATGACCGCTGTAAAAAAGACTGAGGCCACAGGCGCTCTGTACGATTTTGAAGACATCAAACTTACGGACAAAATGTTCATGAAGTTTGCTGAGCGCATGTATGATCTGGCCGGGGTGGATCTGCCACTGACGCCAAAGAATCATGCTTTGATTCGCAATAGAATTGTAAAACTGTTGCGTCGCCATTCCCTGAAGACCTATGAAGAATACTGGTCCAAGCTTGAAGCTGGTGGCAATGAAATGGTGTCTGAATTTATTTCGGCCCTGACCACGAACATGACGTCTTTTTATCGCGAGTCGAATCACTTCGACTTTCTGAAGTCCGTTTTGCCGGAACTGCACCGCAAGTTTGGCGCGGATCTGCGCATGTGGTGTGCGGCAGCAAGCACGGGCCAGGAGCCTTACACGATCGCGATGACAGCGTGTGAAGCTCAACCTGAAATGCCTTCCGCGAAGCCGCGTTTGCTTGCGACCGATATTGACCTGCAGGTTTTGAAAAAAGCCTCTACGGGCACATATGAAGAGCGCGAGATGCAGGGACTGCCACCAGTGCAGCGTTCGAAGTACTTTGAGAAAATCAAAGCTGACGGCGATGAATACTGGAGAGCCAAGGATCAGATTCATAACATGATCCGCTTCGCGCCGTTTAATTTGATGAATCCCAAGTACGAGTTCCAGCACAAGTTCCATGTGATCTTCTGCCGTAACGTACTGATTTATTTTGATGAGCCGACAACAAAACGTGTGATCGACAATCTGGTGTCCTGTTTGGCGTCGGGTGGCTATCTGGTTCTGGGGCACTCCGAATCAGGCAACGTGAAACATCCGGGTTTGAAGCCGATGTCTCGCGCAGTATATCAAAAACTTTAA
- a CDS encoding protein-glutamate methylesterase/protein-glutamine glutaminase, which yields MAQKIRVLIVDDSAVIRKLLEKIFSSCADIEVVGTASDPYIARDKLVALKPDVMTLDVEMPRMDGISFLEKVMQHFPTRTIIFSSLAKTGSETYLRALEAGAIEIMEKPSIDVSQSLETLSAAIIEKVKAVAKARINPIKAVIPNPGAPVQKVASTSLARTTHQLLAVASSTGGTEALKVFLSGMPADIPGTLVVQHMPPGFTKSFAENLDKMFPFEVKEAQEGDQVVPGRVLIAPGNYHMEITRSGAFYYVKLHQGPALHSVRPAADYLMKSVAKYVGKNAMGVVLTGMGKDGAEGLLEMKNAGAYTVAQNEETCVVYGMPAAAVALGAADKVLPLDRIAGDLLKQLQTRNAA from the coding sequence ATGGCACAAAAGATTCGTGTCCTGATTGTTGATGACTCTGCGGTGATTCGTAAGCTGCTGGAAAAGATCTTTTCCTCCTGCGCGGATATCGAGGTGGTGGGAACGGCATCGGACCCTTACATCGCCCGCGACAAGCTGGTGGCGCTAAAACCCGACGTGATGACTCTGGATGTGGAGATGCCTCGTATGGACGGCATCAGCTTCCTGGAAAAAGTCATGCAGCATTTCCCGACCCGCACGATCATTTTCTCAAGCTTGGCGAAAACCGGCTCTGAAACGTATCTGCGTGCTCTGGAAGCTGGCGCGATTGAAATCATGGAAAAGCCGTCCATCGACGTGTCCCAGTCTTTGGAGACATTGTCGGCGGCCATCATTGAAAAAGTAAAAGCGGTGGCGAAAGCCCGCATCAATCCGATCAAAGCGGTGATTCCGAATCCGGGGGCGCCAGTGCAGAAGGTGGCCAGCACCTCTTTGGCAAGAACCACGCACCAGTTGCTGGCGGTGGCTTCTTCCACGGGTGGTACCGAGGCTTTGAAGGTCTTCCTGAGCGGCATGCCGGCGGATATTCCGGGAACTTTGGTTGTGCAGCACATGCCACCGGGCTTCACGAAGTCGTTTGCTGAAAATTTGGATAAGATGTTCCCGTTTGAGGTGAAAGAAGCGCAGGAAGGTGACCAGGTGGTGCCAGGGCGCGTTCTGATTGCTCCGGGCAACTATCATATGGAAATCACGCGCAGTGGTGCCTTCTATTACGTGAAGCTGCATCAGGGCCCGGCCCTGCACAGTGTTCGCCCTGCGGCGGATTATCTGATGAAGTCGGTGGCTAAATACGTGGGTAAGAATGCCATGGGTGTTGTTCTGACCGGTATGGGTAAGGACGGCGCTGAAGGTCTTTTGGAAATGAAAAATGCCGGAGCTTACACTGTGGCTCAGAATGAAGAAACCTGTGTGGTTTACGGTATGCCAGCCGCGGCGGTGGCGCTGGGGGCCGCAGACAAAGTTTTGCCGCTGGATCGCATCGCAGGGGATCTGCTGAAACAACTGCAGACTCGTAACGCCGCTTAG
- a CDS encoding prolyl oligopeptidase family serine peptidase, whose translation MNFRKSLILGPLLLVACTTTNQFKKESLMHDPYLWLEEVEGEKALEFAKAENKRTLGHFQQNPRFKTIEHDLRKIMLAEDRVPAVHLKNGELYNFWQDGKHVRGLWRKTTLQNYRTSHPHWDVILDIDALAKKENENWVWKGAMTLPPAHEKALVYLSRGGKDATVVREFNMKTRQFVTDGFVLPEAKSNVQWKDDNTVYVGTDFGPGSMTDSGYPRITKIWKRGTPVSEAKLVMEGKPTDMSVYSYVQLDGDNKHVFHSIRTGFYSSENWYEDDKGVKTRLPMPTDSEFWGVFKNKLFFELKSDLGNLKTGSIVFMPFDKIFEGEKAQASLKAIFVPTDKRFIQGLHPTKNHIMLHVTDNVLSKIEKVTFTNQDTFKTESVPLGENGMAYVTSTEEESDLYLAQYMDFFTPVSTYLGDASDGKNMLELLKKSPDRFNNKGMKTQRFEATSKDGTKIPYFVTSKADIKMDGKNPTLLYGYGGFQSPMQPSYLGTVGKVWLEQGGVYVISNLRGGGEFGPAWHQSVLKENRYKVYEDNIAISEDLIKRGFTSPQHLGISGRSNGGLLTGATFTQRPDLYNAVIVGVPLLDMLRYHKLLAGASWMAEYGDPDDPKMREAILKYSPYQRLSKDAKYPEVFIMTSTKDDRVHPGHARKMVARMKEQGHPVYYYENMEGGHAGSANIEQAILWNALEYTYLWEKLK comes from the coding sequence ATGAATTTCCGCAAAAGTTTGATCCTGGGTCCTCTGTTGCTGGTGGCCTGTACGACGACGAATCAATTCAAGAAGGAGTCTCTCATGCACGATCCCTATTTGTGGCTGGAAGAAGTGGAAGGCGAAAAGGCCCTGGAATTTGCCAAGGCCGAAAACAAACGCACGCTGGGGCACTTTCAACAGAATCCACGCTTTAAAACCATCGAGCATGACTTAAGAAAGATCATGCTGGCGGAAGACCGCGTGCCTGCTGTGCACCTGAAGAACGGGGAGCTTTATAATTTCTGGCAGGACGGAAAACACGTGCGCGGCTTGTGGAGAAAAACCACCCTGCAAAACTATAGGACCTCACACCCGCACTGGGACGTGATCCTGGATATTGATGCTTTGGCCAAAAAAGAAAATGAAAACTGGGTGTGGAAGGGGGCGATGACCTTGCCACCGGCTCACGAAAAAGCTTTGGTCTATTTGTCCCGTGGGGGAAAGGACGCCACGGTGGTGCGTGAATTCAATATGAAGACCCGCCAGTTTGTGACGGACGGCTTTGTATTGCCTGAGGCAAAAAGCAATGTTCAATGGAAGGACGACAACACCGTTTATGTGGGAACGGATTTCGGGCCGGGCAGTATGACGGACTCAGGTTACCCGCGTATCACCAAAATCTGGAAGCGGGGCACGCCGGTCAGCGAGGCCAAGCTGGTGATGGAAGGCAAACCTACTGACATGTCTGTGTACAGCTATGTGCAGTTGGACGGCGACAACAAACATGTCTTCCATTCTATCCGTACGGGCTTTTATTCCAGCGAAAACTGGTACGAAGACGACAAGGGCGTTAAAACCCGTCTGCCGATGCCGACGGATTCCGAGTTCTGGGGTGTTTTCAAAAACAAACTGTTCTTTGAGCTGAAGTCTGATCTGGGAAATCTTAAAACGGGCAGCATCGTGTTCATGCCATTCGATAAAATCTTCGAAGGCGAAAAAGCTCAAGCGTCCCTGAAGGCGATCTTTGTCCCGACCGACAAAAGATTCATTCAAGGCCTGCATCCAACCAAAAATCATATCATGCTGCATGTGACAGACAATGTGCTTTCCAAAATCGAGAAAGTGACCTTCACCAATCAGGACACCTTCAAGACCGAGTCCGTGCCACTGGGTGAGAACGGCATGGCCTATGTCACTTCCACCGAGGAAGAAAGTGATCTGTATCTGGCTCAGTACATGGATTTCTTCACTCCGGTATCGACATATCTGGGGGATGCAAGTGACGGCAAAAACATGCTGGAGCTTTTGAAGAAATCTCCGGATCGTTTCAACAACAAGGGCATGAAGACCCAGCGTTTTGAAGCGACCAGCAAAGACGGCACGAAGATTCCTTACTTTGTGACTTCCAAGGCAGACATCAAGATGGATGGAAAAAATCCGACGCTGCTTTACGGTTATGGCGGATTCCAGTCGCCGATGCAGCCAAGTTATCTGGGCACGGTCGGCAAAGTGTGGCTGGAACAGGGTGGGGTCTATGTGATTTCCAACCTGCGCGGCGGGGGCGAGTTCGGTCCGGCATGGCATCAGTCCGTGCTGAAAGAAAATCGCTATAAGGTTTACGAAGACAACATCGCGATTTCAGAAGACCTGATCAAGCGCGGTTTCACCTCGCCACAGCACTTGGGTATTTCCGGTCGATCCAATGGCGGTCTGTTGACGGGGGCGACCTTCACGCAGCGTCCGGATCTGTATAATGCGGTGATTGTGGGTGTGCCTTTGCTGGACATGCTTCGCTATCACAAGCTGCTGGCGGGCGCCAGTTGGATGGCCGAATACGGTGATCCGGACGATCCAAAAATGCGTGAGGCGATTCTGAAGTATTCTCCGTATCAGCGTCTGAGCAAAGACGCGAAGTATCCTGAGGTGTTTATCATGACCAGCACCAAGGACGACCGCGTTCACCCGGGCCATGCGCGCAAGATGGTGGCCAGAATGAAAGAACAGGGTCATCCGGTTTACTATTATGAAAACATGGAGGGCGGCCACGCAGGCAGCGCGAACATCGAACAGGCCATCTTGTGGAATGCTCTTGAGTACACCTATCTTTGGGAAAAGCTGAAGTAG
- a CDS encoding cyclic nucleotide-binding domain-containing protein produces MGRNDQKKNTFLIISGDKTRIHKCTEALNRNFENCSVFHGSEWFEAKYKLDNVHPKAVLVDEYLPKGSGFDIVAKILKEKNNDDIAIIIMSYVADHDIFKHEVASGRIQFLTEPDREKALVDCVSKIISPKVDNNQAQYELKQLQPGDVLFKEGDMTEVAYIVKKGSLRAYSEGPDGDKIMFGEILPGEFVGEMGHFNHEPRSATVEAITEVELIAIPNGSLDNVIFARPSWAKALVKTLSQRLKKANKALTG; encoded by the coding sequence ATGGGACGGAACGACCAAAAGAAGAACACTTTCCTGATTATCAGCGGCGACAAAACCCGCATCCATAAGTGCACTGAAGCCCTTAATCGAAATTTTGAAAACTGCTCGGTCTTTCACGGCTCGGAGTGGTTTGAAGCCAAGTACAAACTGGACAACGTTCACCCCAAAGCCGTTTTGGTGGATGAATATTTACCCAAGGGTTCCGGCTTTGACATCGTCGCGAAGATTCTCAAAGAAAAAAACAACGACGACATCGCGATCATCATCATGTCCTATGTCGCCGACCACGATATCTTCAAACACGAAGTCGCCTCGGGCCGTATTCAGTTTCTGACCGAACCGGACCGCGAAAAAGCTCTGGTGGACTGCGTTTCCAAAATCATTTCCCCGAAGGTTGATAACAACCAGGCCCAGTACGAGCTAAAACAATTGCAGCCGGGTGATGTGCTGTTCAAAGAAGGCGATATGACCGAAGTGGCTTATATCGTGAAAAAAGGCAGCCTGCGTGCGTACTCGGAGGGCCCGGACGGTGACAAAATCATGTTCGGAGAAATTCTGCCCGGTGAATTCGTTGGCGAAATGGGGCACTTCAATCACGAACCCCGTTCGGCCACCGTGGAGGCCATCACGGAAGTCGAATTGATCGCGATCCCGAATGGCTCTTTGGACAATGTTATCTTTGCGCGCCCCTCGTGGGCGAAGGCTTTGGTCAAGACCCTGTCACAGCGGCTGAAGAAAGCCAACAAGGCCCTGACCGGCTAG
- a CDS encoding CCA tRNA nucleotidyltransferase, protein MTAQQKPQLHEDWIDSYALRIVRNLQDAGFETYLVGGCVRDLLVGIHPKDFDIATSAHPNQVRKKVPNAYVIGRRFKLVLVKRGDQQFEVATFRRNVTQEELADQGDDSVEGDNYFGTVEEDAVRRDFTCNAVFYDPGQHKLIDYCGGIQDIENRVLRMIGDPKARFIEDPIRILRAIRLSHKLHFSIEATMRAAIAECSGELKKSVLPRRREEWLKFLRLKEPHLAFMELFDLHILEQILPGLHSVFVDAHKMEIFEIHLARINLSGIDKNDPIELFAGFMMAFMKAQYGEEPWNHDELSNDPKLAYFMREEMGIFKQEIAIFFKALYLMQGLHKIENYSRKGERRQAAFVMNESFLLAMKLAKMDYSLSPSQMHYWEQQYEKFSRGPAPRPKPEETHH, encoded by the coding sequence ATGACTGCCCAGCAAAAACCCCAGCTCCACGAGGACTGGATCGACTCCTACGCATTAAGAATTGTCCGTAACCTTCAAGACGCCGGTTTTGAAACCTATCTTGTTGGTGGTTGCGTTCGTGATTTGCTTGTTGGGATTCATCCGAAAGATTTTGATATCGCCACCAGCGCTCACCCCAATCAGGTGCGCAAAAAAGTTCCCAACGCTTACGTGATCGGCCGTCGTTTCAAGCTGGTGCTTGTTAAACGTGGTGATCAGCAGTTTGAGGTGGCCACCTTCCGTCGTAACGTGACTCAGGAAGAACTGGCCGATCAGGGCGATGACTCTGTGGAAGGTGACAACTACTTCGGCACTGTTGAAGAAGACGCCGTTCGCCGCGACTTCACCTGCAATGCCGTCTTCTACGATCCGGGTCAGCACAAACTGATCGACTATTGCGGTGGCATCCAGGACATCGAAAACCGCGTGCTTCGCATGATTGGTGATCCGAAAGCCCGTTTCATCGAGGATCCGATTCGGATCCTGCGTGCGATCCGTCTTTCCCACAAATTGCATTTCTCGATTGAAGCCACGATGCGTGCGGCGATCGCCGAATGCAGTGGTGAGCTGAAAAAATCCGTCCTTCCGCGCCGTCGTGAAGAATGGCTGAAATTCCTGCGCCTGAAAGAACCCCACCTGGCTTTCATGGAACTGTTTGACCTGCACATTCTGGAACAAATCCTGCCGGGCCTGCATTCTGTGTTTGTTGACGCCCACAAGATGGAAATCTTTGAAATTCATCTGGCGCGCATCAATCTTTCAGGCATCGACAAGAATGATCCGATTGAATTGTTTGCCGGATTTATGATGGCCTTCATGAAAGCCCAGTACGGCGAAGAGCCTTGGAATCATGACGAGCTTTCCAATGATCCGAAGCTTGCCTACTTCATGCGTGAAGAAATGGGCATCTTCAAACAGGAGATCGCGATCTTCTTCAAAGCTTTGTATCTGATGCAGGGTCTGCACAAGATTGAAAACTACAGCCGCAAGGGCGAACGCCGTCAGGCGGCTTTTGTGATGAATGAATCTTTCCTGCTGGCGATGAAGCTGGCGAAGATGGATTATTCCCTGTCCCCGTCCCAGATGCACTACTGGGAACAGCAGTATGAAAAGTTCTCGCGTGGACCGGCTCCGCGTCCGAAACCCGAGGAAACCCACCACTAA
- a CDS encoding alpha/beta fold hydrolase, whose amino-acid sequence MSYLNNFYHLFYGPEDGRKWVFVHGLMGYGQNWRRIIQGIEATERCLAFDQRGHGRSFQPPEGYSPEDYADDLKKIVDELGWGKFVLVGHSMGGRNVLNFASRFPEYVSHLVIEDIGPEANPTAHEYYEYLLNLVPSPFASRDEAKRYFFEDFVKTAKTRENIQVMANYFYSNMVEQANGTVDWRFSKQGILDSVRLGRTDDRWDEVKSLKVPTLLVRGGNSKELSQENYDKMLASNPMIKGVVIPGAGHWVHSDQPQAFTEAVKLFVGGF is encoded by the coding sequence ATGTCTTACCTCAATAATTTCTATCATCTCTTTTATGGTCCTGAAGACGGGCGCAAATGGGTCTTTGTTCATGGTCTGATGGGCTATGGACAGAACTGGCGCCGGATCATTCAGGGGATTGAGGCGACCGAACGGTGTTTGGCCTTTGACCAGCGCGGGCACGGAAGATCCTTCCAGCCGCCCGAGGGTTACAGTCCCGAAGACTATGCGGACGACCTCAAAAAGATTGTGGATGAGTTGGGGTGGGGGAAGTTTGTTCTGGTCGGGCACTCGATGGGTGGCCGTAACGTCCTGAACTTTGCTTCCAGATTCCCCGAGTATGTGTCCCACCTGGTGATCGAAGACATTGGGCCCGAGGCCAATCCCACGGCTCATGAGTATTACGAGTATTTGTTGAATCTGGTTCCCAGCCCTTTTGCCTCCCGAGACGAGGCCAAGCGCTATTTCTTTGAGGACTTTGTCAAAACAGCGAAGACCCGGGAAAACATCCAAGTGATGGCGAACTATTTCTATTCGAATATGGTGGAACAAGCCAACGGAACTGTGGATTGGCGGTTTTCGAAACAAGGCATTCTGGACTCTGTCCGCCTGGGGCGCACAGATGACCGCTGGGACGAAGTGAAGTCCCTGAAAGTGCCGACCCTGTTGGTTCGCGGAGGAAACTCCAAAGAACTCAGTCAGGAAAACTACGACAAAATGCTGGCTAGCAACCCTATGATTAAGGGCGTCGTAATACCTGGAGCTGGACATTGGGTCCACTCAGATCAACCTCAGGCCTTTACGGAGGCCGTGAAACTGTTTGTGGGCGGCTTTTAA
- a CDS encoding DEAD/DEAH box helicase has translation MLSAIQKLNYDDCTPIQEQAIPPVLDGKDVAGLAQTGTGKTAAFVIPVMERILRARPVQGEVTEEQKALIEKRAYKDWKPQNFVLILVPTRELAEQVQDNINKLSVDSGLRGFAIYGGTGYDKQKEALKNGVEFIVATPGRLIDLYKEHLVDLKQVRAICFDEADRMFDMGFKDDMKFILQRVPRERQLLVFSATLNFDVLNTVYQFGSEPVEINISRDQAKAENVKDQIFHVGNEEKPQHLLSLVKVHNPKQAIIFTNFKMSVERIAKFLVENGVPAMAISSLLTQAQRNRVIEQFKAENDMNVLVATDVAARGLDIKGVDMVVNYELPMDSESYVHRIGRTGRAGTTGQAFSLVGDKDIESLGRIEDYLKHKIEVGYLENDQLLKDFKPMSSSFDGHYPKSLDRARAPREGGRGGDRGPRREGDRGPRRERGDRGPRQDRGPRPEGQQKSAQGGGQQAQGGQRQDNRPRRQEGGPKRQHEGKRGEQRPRTDQQARKPHGQQQQRQGASAKKRVPVAAQKSIGQKVAGFFKRLFS, from the coding sequence TTGTTATCTGCAATCCAGAAATTGAACTATGATGATTGCACGCCGATCCAGGAACAGGCCATCCCGCCGGTTCTGGATGGCAAAGATGTTGCCGGCCTTGCTCAGACCGGAACAGGTAAAACCGCCGCTTTCGTAATCCCAGTGATGGAACGTATCCTAAGAGCCCGCCCGGTTCAGGGTGAAGTGACTGAAGAGCAAAAAGCCCTGATCGAAAAAAGAGCCTACAAAGACTGGAAGCCTCAGAACTTCGTATTGATCCTGGTTCCAACGCGTGAGTTGGCCGAGCAGGTTCAGGACAACATCAACAAACTGAGCGTTGATTCCGGCCTTCGTGGTTTTGCGATCTATGGTGGTACTGGTTATGACAAACAAAAAGAGGCGCTGAAAAACGGTGTTGAATTCATCGTGGCGACTCCGGGCCGTTTGATCGACCTGTACAAGGAACATCTGGTGGACCTGAAACAGGTTCGTGCGATCTGCTTCGATGAAGCGGACAGAATGTTTGATATGGGCTTCAAAGACGACATGAAGTTCATCCTTCAGCGCGTTCCTCGTGAACGTCAGTTGCTGGTCTTCAGTGCGACTTTGAACTTCGACGTTCTGAACACGGTTTACCAGTTTGGTTCCGAGCCGGTTGAAATCAACATCAGCCGTGACCAGGCCAAAGCTGAAAACGTGAAAGACCAGATCTTCCACGTGGGCAACGAAGAAAAGCCCCAGCATCTTTTGTCTTTGGTAAAAGTGCACAATCCAAAACAGGCCATCATCTTCACCAACTTCAAAATGAGCGTCGAGCGCATCGCGAAGTTCCTGGTGGAAAACGGTGTCCCTGCCATGGCCATCTCAAGCCTTCTGACCCAGGCTCAGCGCAACCGCGTGATTGAGCAGTTCAAGGCTGAAAACGACATGAACGTTCTTGTGGCAACCGACGTTGCAGCCCGCGGTCTGGACATCAAAGGTGTCGACATGGTTGTGAACTATGAACTGCCAATGGACTCTGAATCCTACGTTCACCGTATCGGTCGTACCGGCCGTGCGGGCACGACGGGGCAGGCGTTTTCTTTGGTGGGCGACAAGGATATCGAGTCTTTGGGTCGTATTGAAGATTATCTGAAACACAAAATCGAAGTCGGCTATCTGGAAAACGACCAGTTGTTGAAAGACTTCAAACCGATGAGCTCCAGCTTCGATGGTCACTATCCAAAATCTTTGGACCGTGCACGTGCACCTCGTGAAGGTGGCCGAGGTGGTGACAGAGGCCCGCGCCGTGAAGGTGATCGTGGTCCACGTCGCGAACGCGGTGATCGCGGACCTCGTCAGGACCGTGGTCCTCGTCCAGAGGGGCAGCAAAAATCCGCACAAGGTGGTGGACAGCAGGCTCAGGGCGGTCAACGTCAGGACAACCGTCCAAGAAGACAAGAGGGTGGTCCAAAACGCCAGCACGAAGGAAAACGTGGCGAACAAAGACCAAGAACCGATCAGCAGGCCCGCAAACCGCACGGTCAACAGCAGCAGCGCCAAGGGGCTTCTGCGAAAAAGCGTGTGCCAGTGGCAGCGCAAAAGTCCATCGGCCAGAAGGTCGCAGGATTCTTCAAACGTCTGTTCTCTTAA